The DNA region cccataatattcttaagagaaactcgtctgagtgtagtatcgcgtaacaattgttatcaagtctacacttgaacagtctccgcactacgtcctaaataggccaagagggggtaaatgttctatggtTCTCAACTTCTCGaacccaaattagagatagtaatgcctaaccacaaatacttgtgtgacatttccaaatccaaaagagtctccactgagcagatggatctcaagccaacttgttaaggactactccacacaagtctaacatgactataccatccttctatcttaattgcactcaagttcgggttagaacttatctcactactcagagatcaccaagcacaacaagcagattatatcatacaacAAATATACCTACAtcaaatatatacaattatacacaaaaaaaagtaggctaaacccaccggagactactccccagcagagtcgccacttaatttatgtagcggtaaattcatgaccatcaagctatagataagctagacGTAAATAAAACTAGAGTCcccaccgcgcttttattgtttccaaaggaaaagggaaaagtacaaacaaaacccaaaagtaagaagttttcaaatcaaaactaataaaatgccagagattacaggtaagggggttggttacactgagggaaggtgttagcacccaaagtgtcctaggtactcctatggagccctttcttgtgtgcatatgtattttgtgCAAATGATGTTTtcaagcaaatagaatggggggatgagaaaataattcattaattatatttttgtgtttgacaagaccttcggacttatgcctacgtaccaacataaaaatgagagatcaaagtgaaaatggcattaatatggtccaagtggacaaagtgaaaatggcattaatataaacaattagaatgatatgaataatgataaatgaataaagacttgaaattaaattgcattaaagtaaatgacttgaaattaaagttagttgttaatgtgttagaagttagtattgcttttgctttttttttgttttaagtcaatctttggagaatactcaacccacttatcacaagcatggatccttaaaccaagacatcttccaaaggaaggaaaaaatgccaagtttccatacaataccatgaaagaggggagacttacaatctcactaactagaatgctatgccttttgtgtcaaaaatttagcgttatgttaagcaatcgtaattggacttatgtataagttacaactatttgagaccgagcaatagaattttggtgttaatgcatgttagagacatagtataatggactatgctcatgaaacataccacacacaaaaagaatatgcaaaaatggtggcctaatctcatccatacttatgttgattttgcaatcaactagccttaggatttaaagatatcataggtcaaatggaatggatgcataaagaaggggaattagatgaaaagggagggaaatggatcaaaactcaaattggtcaaaggaggacttttaccaaattaagatcattcattcattttgggagatggaatgcaCATTCTATTAATCCCCTAAATacaatgatcttaacctaacaaagtcaaatcaaccttgaccaaggcccaacgacacaagtcaaacttatacaaacaattaaaacggctcaacacaattatttgacatttattcaatttaaaaatactaaaaataatgcattaaattaaatatggtttgtcaaattcctaaaacctcatcaaaacaccaaagaaaaggccatgagatttatcataggtcaaacaaggtcaaagaaccttggagaaattttttcagaatttttggaaacttaaaagtatttttaaacaattaaacatATTCACAAAATCCATTAAATCATGAcaaatattaataatgatccaaaaaataattttaattcaaaatataaaagatgattttattaaattttttttggtgaaactctcatatttttggatcaatattaaaattaatatgaattaatgaaaataaaacaaataaaatgaaatttaaataataaaaaaaagcGCGGACCACTTGATCTagctcattaattgaggtggcagatcaagtggatgaaaacgcgcgttccatggtacacttgagtcagcgcatcacaccaatggtaatcagaaccaacgtgtgagattaaaagatttcaaatgagatcaatggctcagaacctgtccagtACACCATCAGCGCTGgaactccggtcaccttctcaggcgacgctcaccggactggttcagtcatcaccatcaaaaaaatgaaaaaggaagacatgatctgaaaggaaaaatggcgtagagcacaaatctgacctcaatttcaactaaccccaaatatatagaaagatatgaggagttgaattttgaggtgtgtcaactgagttgcttcgatttgacctcaaagcaactcaatcctctttcctacattggtaggactttagacaaccaaaggtccaagagaattgatgagaattgagtgagaatcgaagagaagaagatttctgaaaatttccttcaatgttgtgcagaacttgatcttgcttgcttcaaacttgacttgatcacactcgagaAGCTTGCAGAAATggtttggcaatggaacaaagctttggatcttgGAGTTTTTGAATCTTCAAATAGTGAGATttaaactcaattttcaagttgaatattctcaggttttcctttgaattgcgagggtttgaattggggggaaaagctggcgcgcaaggtctATTTGAAATGAGCTTGGAGGCCTTGTATTTATAacatttgggattgataattacacacttgaaaatttgctaaatttggcaatgtgatgcacaagcttgcatgggcgtgtacatgcccatgaagcaatccattttgatccaattgcagctatactgaagttcaaatgatgcttgaatggcaaggcaatgtgaaatggagttctggacatttgatttttccacttgatgcagactTGTTAAGAtcatgcgcagccctagcaaacctcatcctaaatgcatgaaataggagtctttggaaagcttagaataaggggaacaactttgatgttggacacttttccatttggaacttggatcatgttgaattttgaggtggaagtttggaaatttcaacatgttgaaattttttctaagtgttaagtcatatatctcaatattccaccttgcttaactttttatgtgagctccaaatgagaaacgtgtcttcataaaagttgtatatctttcaaataccttaaaaatggtcactaatttcatgtcatttggatttagaatgatagagttatacatttttgaagttgaggaaaatcacttgttcaatggtatatgtcaaaaatgatctataatgtatcctcatatcacatgctcataaaagttgaattatctctcactccaaacatcaaagttgaatgagacgtcttgaatttgattttgcaacttggaaatatttcatctcataaaaattgagcaagttatggccttgggaagttgactttcaaattagggtttagacaaaatgacctataatgtttcaacatagaaaatcattttccaagaaaaaatagctctaggtatcaacaaggaagttgtttggaatgtcatttagagtaacatttggaatcattttcatatggtgaaaattgtaggagatagggtccagggagacccagttttgataagatgaattcatctggccaaccaccatcaaccaactaGCTAACTTCCAATTCTATTGAATTTATAGGCTCATcgtagatcatatatgcataagatgatgaatttttaagtgtcccttgagaaatttgatcaattggtgagatagcatgttggagaagttacttaggatacccagtcaaactagggtttctaaggcaaatcacctccaaactcttgaagaatgcttgatcaatgtaaaatgtagagatcattgggactcatatgTGATGCTTTTAGACATTATGGATCAATCCTTGGTTCTTCTTGTAGCCATgggggtcttaaaccctagatatgaacttgatagatcaatggggtACATTCCCTTCCTACAAAAggagttaggcaaatacaaagacatatttttggtattttggttagtaaaatgataatatacaagtattatacaatcacatggtgcttggtgatctctcctaaaacaaacccaatgaaagaggggtaaggagaatgccaaggtgtgatcccaatgctaatgcatgtgatgaggttgcatgagggatcttagggtaaaaattggggtcttacaataagtgggttgagtgttctccaaataatgaattcaaaaataaaagcaaaagcaaaatccatactaacttctaacttcttaacaactaacatttaatttcaagtcatttactttaatgcactttatttttaagctttattcatttgccattatccataccattctaattgtttatattaatgcaatttttactttggccacttggaccatattgtgtgatatatcttgtttgtgtatattttgtttgcttgtgtggtatttgaccattaatgtacataataagaacaaaaaccctaaaaaactattgcgtggactgttggtttgatctgagacaattggacttagaatttaggcaaccttccctatgcaaaaggacttggccaatgccaacttttatgtaaccaagtgcttgcaatttgaaacatcatctgatacatcattgaagatccctttgagttcatctgcaacatgatcattatgtagttgttattttgaacccgtgacttatggaatttgtcgcacctcaaaaaaatggggatacgacttcaaagtgaagcgcgatcgcacgctcgcaatgatggactgaacagagtcgccaccgaactttatttattcctaaaaaggaaaggggaaatatcgataaaacccaagacaaaagaaaggataagatatggtcatcgcaaccaatatcagggttcgggagtcaattacgcCAGGGGAAGGgattagcacccctcacgtccattgtactcaacgggaaccattaggttagttgtgtgcgttagtgttagttgaaatattaggcttttcgaattattaggtgggaaagaaagaaaggatgagaagagaatgtttttggatttttgacgaaggactaaacctaaattttttactagtgggcctgacaagatttaaaaatcctgctcctacgtatctcaaaagagaaatcagggcttacgtagttctgggtagaaaaatgtttgtttgttggtcgattttagtgaaagctatattgtattaatcgacgagaaCATTATTTTgcccaaaacagatgaggagtggacgcataccacacatcgaacggatttataaatctacattcggaaaagcgtcatttatctctactcaacaatcgtggccgaaacattgttttgtatcaccttaagacaatatatctttcatttatgaaaagggttctttgattagtcgcacgacggcgaaaaaaagtttgattggttggaggtattttgagtgatggcgagaacttggatgagcgagatatccatctcgaatcctagtctcaggagtgcacggtatacaccatgttccatttccatctttattgaaaaagtatttaaggtaggaattaagtattttaaAGTTTGAAAGACGACtacttatgacttgcaagctcttacgGCTTGAGTCTAACACTCGGGACTACATCTGGATATTCCACCCAGGCAATCTGTTTCTTTCTAATattgttaagaaaatgattcgaatatttatgaatgttttggagggaagacgaatatttatggcttacaagctcttacagcttgagcccaatattcgggattacgattggatattccatccaggtaaccttcTTCTTCCAACTTTACTAAGAAGAGGttttgaatattagagtgttaaaaggaagacaaatatttatggcttgcaatctcttacagcttgagcccaatattcgggattatgactggatattccctccaggataatctttttcttcacgctttatttagaaaacgatttgaatattagagtgttaaagagaagacgaatattaacggcttgcaagctcttacagcttgagcctaatattcgggattatgactggatattccctccaggataatctttttcttcactCTTTAGAAAAGGTCTTGAATATTAtgtttgatttgtgaaatgatcttgAAATGATTCGCATTTATTTTTGGAATGTATTTTGAAATAGAGGAAAGTTGAAACTGATTTTGTAATCGAATGAAATTTGGTGATTATTTACACGTGTAAAAGTATGGATATGGGTACTTATAACCTAACTAAATTAGTTAACACACAAAAATCGACTAGTCGAATAAAATAGTATCGGAAATTCAACCATTAATTAAATCTGAAAGGTAAACATTTAAAGATACAAACAACTAAATATGATTAAATTAAATtgataaaatttaaaataaaataaatagtagAAGTTATATACAAAATTAAACAAAATGGTAAGCATAACAAATAGAGACATAAAGATTTGCTATCCACAAGTATCGAACCCATTCCACTAAAGACAATGAAACCACTCTCTATCCACTATACCACTTATGATTAGTTACTATTCACAATAACAACTTGGATATATAAACCAGCACAgattgaaattaaaattaaaaataaaataaaaaaataaaaaccaaaaacTAGATAGTCTGTTGGACTACTAATTAAATGATGGAGGAATCAAGAAATAACCCTCGCCGCCTGGCTGTTGAGTTTTCCAATGGATTATGAATTGGGAAAGCAAATACACCAATATATactatttaataaaaaaatagaaGACTAAACGTAAACAAAtttttttaatggttttaatgcttgttttgtaaaaataaaataaatgaagaaaaGGTGGGAGGAACAGTAACAAAACATTCATTGTTCTCGCTCCCTCAATCTCGTCTTCTCTCTCAACCATTCTCTCTCACCCTCAATCATTCATCTTTAACCTTCGCTCTGTCTCTCAATCGCTCTCACTATCAAAACCTTAAAACCTTATTTCCTCAAATCATCAAATAAAACCTAATCCTACACTTCCAACAACAAACACACAAAAAGGATAAAAGGAGAAGGAAAAGTTCTCACATAGGTTTCACGGCGGATCTTCGTTCATGTGTTAACACACGACCATCATGAGAAGATGATTACTGAAATCATGGTGGCCAGATCGAAGGCCTGCGGTCTGATGGTGGTGTTTGTAACAAAGGAGGTTGAAGGGGTGTTTCGGAGTGAAGAGACGACGGACGGTGGTGAAAGGTGTGAAGAAGTCCGCCGGGAAATAGCTTGAGCAGCGGAGGGATTGATGCGGTTGCTGTTTACTTTGATGATGGAGTTTCGTCGGTGGTGCGACGGAGGGATGTGAGGTGCGGCGGCGAAGGTTTGTGGTGTTTTCAAAGTTAGCGTCTTTTCAGTCTCTTGTCTGCCTCCAAAAAATTTTAGGGTTCCCCTTCCGTCTCTCCTCCGCCTCTATTTATCTCCACAGCTTTAGGGTTTCGGATTGGTATATGGAGTTCAAAAGAGTATCTCTGCAAAATCTCTTTTGGGTTGTCAGGTTTTGGTCGCCCTACTTGATGTTTGGATCCGGAGAAGGTAACACAAAACTAACTTTCTTTTTTGAATTTTGTCTCAACTCTCTTTTGGGATATTTCTGGAAATTTTATTGCCTTTCTAATTGCTTTGTGTTTTACTACAGTGAATTCGGTGAGCTTTGGTTTTCACATAATTATTTTGCAGTAACTTTGCTGCAGTTGGTAGTAGGTCCAAATCTCTCTACTTTGGGCTTTACATAATCAGTTCCCGTACACTGCACATCTAAGCTATTTTCGTGTGTATTATGCAGGTTTATTTTGGAAGTTTGGGGGCAGTTTGGATTGTTAGCTGCATTTTGCGGTTATGGTTGGTGTGGAGCTTCCGGTTCCGTCGGTTGAGAAATTGGAAGGGTTATATGGTTCTTGGAGAGTTGAGGGAGAAGTTAGAGTATGTAATTGAGGTTTGTTAGGAATTCGGTTTGGAGGGTTCGTTGTGGGGGTTTATTCTGAGTTTGTTTTTTCTGGTTTTCTGTTACAGGTTATGGAGAGGGAGTTGGAAACCAGTTCCTTCAGTTGGTTCTGTGATGGTTCTTTTGCTCCATTCATGCTAACATTTTATGGTGATACTTCTCACGCCGCAACTCAGTCGTTTTGACCAACTTCACCTTATGACAATGACCTACAACTTGGTAGTATATATGGCCTAACAACTTGGTAGTATATATGGCCTAACAACTTGGTATCAAGGGAAATGCAGCACCAATCATATGCATTGGTAACGAATTCCATACCCTCCATGATGATTGCGGTGAGATGGTATCGTTGTGTTAGCCACATCAAGTGCATTTAGCACCTCCTTTGTCAAGAATTTTCAATCTAAAGTCACTAATCTCCCTATGTTTTTCTCTTCCGTTGATGTGTCCATGAAATTCCAAAGTTCTAATATGCTAGTGCAAGTATCCTTTAACTTTTATATTATGACTTTTCTCTTTGATCTCTGTTGTGGATTTTCTAGGTGGCTCGAAAGAGCTTCGGTTAGCGGTTGTATTATATGAAGCTTTATGAATTCAGAATTGGGTTCGGCTTGGAAGGTTTGTTCTGAAGTGCTGCTTTCATCATCATCTCCGATGTTTTTCTCTTCACCTTGTAGTGGCATTTTCGTTAAAACTCCGCCTCCTTGTCAAGAGGTTTGAAGTATTCTTCAATGGCTACCTCTGTTTCTTCCAGCTTCTTGTTAGAAGCTTGCATCTCTTCAACCATACGATGAATTTCAGATAAAATGATCTGCTCAGGTACTTTATTTATGGTTGCTTTCTTTGCTTGTGCCTGCAGTACACGTTGTTCAAGCTGCAGCCTAAAATTTCGGATCCTTCGCTCTTCATATCCAGAAAGTACCCTAGCATAAAACATGAATTTCTTCCCAAACTCCAATAACTTATTCATATTGGTAAATCATTAACACAGTTTACTATATAATTTCCAGCGTGCTTGAATTACATAGGCTACTGTATATTTTGCTAGGTTAATATTAAATGGATGGTGATGACCTAATGTTAGGTTTAAATTGATTGTTAAGGTGAAAAACTGAATTGTGAATGTATTATGGTTCATGGAATTAATTGCTAATCTTTTGGATTAATGGACTGTTATGGATGTTTGGGTTAATTGTGAACTGGTTTTTCTTGCAGGCTTCACGTGCCATGAATCCATTTGGTTTGCTAAGAGTTGGTTTGTTAGAGTGCATGATGGATCCTTTGACTCGAGTGCTCGTGGGATTCAAATTCAATGGTTGTCTTGGTGTTTGCTTCGAGCTCATAGAATTGGATATTGGTGCTGATTTGGAATTGAAGCTTGTAGGTCACATGTGGAATTTTACTTATGTTGCAATGGTTTAATATATGGTTTATGTAGATATGTATGTTGCAATTTGGTTCATGGTTATGTAATGTGGGTGAAATTGTTTGCAATTTTGGAGTTGAGTGGTGGTTTTGAACATGTGAGTTGAAATGGTTTACGTGTGTAATGGTAATTGAATGTAATTGgacatgaaaatgtatgtatgaaaatgagtttggaaatgtttgaaagTTAAATATTATTGAATGTTATGAAATGAGTGTATGTACTACTTTGATTTGAAATGAACTATGGATGGAAAATGGATCATGTTTGTGAGATTTTGCTTTGTTATTTTTTTGACATGGTTATTGTAAAGTAATTGGATTGTTAATGAATGAAATGATTATTTGGACATTTGAATGGTGTAATGAATGTTTGAATTTGGTTAGTGTAAAATGTAGAATGAATTGGAAGGGAAATTGTAACTTGGTTGGAAATTATTCATGGAATTTggtttgaatgaaatgaatttgtggttatagaaatggatatggattttttGAAATAATCTTAAACTCatctaaatgtcaatttaaaataaaaaaaccaataaaaccaattaaaatcaaattagtctataatttgttaaaattactttgatatcaaattctaacattttatttggaaattaaaaatcaattagagtttgaattattagtaaaaacacaattaagattaacttgaaatttggaattagatttactttgaaattaaattgaaattgaaaattaaaaaagtcaaataactaaaatccattttgtaatcaaaaagcaccatgatcaaaaagctTAGATAATAAccaatgtttataaaaaaaatatggatttgggaatggacggttgcctttggtcatgaatgtatgcaaataaactttaggccaagtgccaaatgaaaatgaaaaatggaaaaaattcaggaccaaaatcggggtatgacagttgcccctatttaagcgtgttcaactagagaatatgaagcatggcactcttcatatgatcatagtgggagatggttaaatactaagaagacccggattttgatcctgaatccctatgacatgatgtgatatgatatgatatgatatgacatgatatgatatgcatggatgcatgattccttttttgtaatttttatctgctagggatatggtggacccttaacaggagatgccactagacagaccaatctgtggggaatgctgatgacccacagggagacagacaaatggtaaaaaacaaCTTTGCTGGGGAAAACAGATCCTGCTGGAGGATCAGACACACAAtggggagtactcaaagtgaaatttgatagacgatacttagaatacaagggatttcggtagtaagttcacatatgacttactaaaTCCGAATAAAGGAAAAAAATGCTACAACGGGTTCATATATAACCTGACAATATTGGCATAAAGcacaacaacaggttcatatatgacctgacaatgctggggaatatcaagaagttcttacagcaggttcagatatgacctaacaaactcaaCAAAATAcaagaagagtgtatcaacaagttcatatatgacctgacactggaataaggttcaacaacaggttcatatatgacctgaatagtattgaacaacatagggaaaaactcttcagaacaggttcatatatgacctgacgctggaataaggttcaacaacaggttcatatatgacctgaatagtattgaacaacatagggaaaaactcttcagaacaggttcatatatgccctgacactggaataaggttcaacaataggttcatatatgacctgaatagtattgaacaacaggttcatatatgacctgacaatggaataaagctcaataacaggttcatatatgacctgaatagtattgaacaacaggttcatatatgagctgacaatggaataaaggctcaacaacaggttcatatatgacctgaatagtattgaacaacaggttcatatatgacctgacaatggaataaagctcaacaacaggttcatatatgacctgaatagtattgaacaacaggttcatatatgacctgacaatggaataaagctcaacaacaggttcatatatgacctgaatagtgttgaacaacaggttcatatatgacctgtcaatggaataaagctcaacaacaggttcatatatgacctgaatagtattgaacaacaggttcatatatgacctgacaatggaataaagctcaacaacaggttcatatatgacctgaatagcactgaacaacaggttcatatatgacctgataatggaataaagttcaacaacaggttcatatatgacctgaatagcactgaacaacaggttcatatatgacctgctaatggaataaagttcaacaacaggttcatatatgacctgaatagcactgaacaatagattcatatatgacctgataatggaataaggctcaacaacaattggactcttaaccgtaagtaatggattataaccaacttttaacggattttgccaacaacaattggacttgaaaatgactgcgaaaaccggatgttggtttaaggataccaaagacaaactagaattagaggtcaaaggacataggatcaacaacaagacctaggtcaatgcacaatgagcacgaagtacatttcaactatgcatgatttgaatgcatgacatatgaatgatcatgattatgagaatgctgacacttggcagactgggagtttgtagggactgtttacagagattctgattcctcaacaccgagaactcaaccaaatattttatgatagatgttatCAAGGGAGAATTTTATCAAGCTTGATAACCACAACTTTGCTaatgggatccttttggaggattaatgaatcgtgctagcataatttcCGGGCAGTTGTCTTAAACTCAAaagttgttgacgtatggcaaaatttgtttgagcagtttgaaagcatgaagaaagaggttcttcccctctgtggctcatcttgccccagtctgttgggactttggaaatgttcaccttgaaagtgagtttggaaacagcttgccatgagactacctcgagatggcttgccccaagtgtttgaaacttgcaatggtctgaacttgactaaccaaatgttggaatggtagactcttgattgactttccttggaatagttggactcattgagctctgaggtggcttgccccggtctgattcttgaaacaaattactcttggcgagatgacccttagggtgattagctcgaaGCAACTGATGCCCAAAGTGATTTGCccctgactagacttctttcactttatcaatttcctcaactgcatattgttggaatttctttgatgctaagtgttgactcgcaaataagattgtgcattaaaaaaaatggtaattttaatgcaatgtttatgcaaaaatttgaactcaaagtttattgatatgaatgaGTGAAATACAGTGAAAgagtcgttgataagaacacaatggtgatcaagtcattcacagtatgcaagttggtgccatcaaatgattaacaaaaatcgttgggagtcaagttaacacaaccttgttatagtatgctttcaaaataaaccctgtctcaattaggtcttttaagggttgtaacgtggtctggttcacggtttttttgaaacaaaaggatataaggctcaaaatttatttttacccaccccttcttcttgatgatctccaatTCCTATGTTTAGTTAATTCAATACACATATTTGACTTCAAAGGTGCGAAAGTGAAAATGAGGATTCAAGGTGAGATTTTCTTGAAgtggcagtcaccttattttg from Lathyrus oleraceus cultivar Zhongwan6 chromosome 1, CAAS_Psat_ZW6_1.0, whole genome shotgun sequence includes:
- the LOC127096145 gene encoding uncharacterized protein LOC127096145, with translation MNKLLEFGKKFMFYARVLSGYEERRIRNFRLQLEQRVLQAQAKKATINKVPEQIILSEIHRMVEEMQASNKKLEETEVAIEEYFKPLDKEAEF